In one Drosophila pseudoobscura strain MV-25-SWS-2005 chromosome X, UCI_Dpse_MV25, whole genome shotgun sequence genomic region, the following are encoded:
- the LOC6900811 gene encoding uncharacterized protein, giving the protein MLNCSVRIVNLVLQFLTAVSEVVALVYLVMVLYAHCVLAGEFRSSVLMYVYFLPGITAESVIFVLCRVCCFTVGLDPIAIVFNLASGVLCTFTSLVLLLSMLDHCGNEYQYKFFIAGGFGLLAGILHLLNGVICNTYLPAEEWIYSKPSKRVRKRLHADWLRSLKN; this is encoded by the exons ATGCTGAATTGTTCCGTTCGTATCGTCAACCTGGTGCTGCAGTTCCTCACGGCG GTGTCGGAGGTGGTGGCCCTGGTCTACCTGGTGATGGTGCTGTACGCGCACTGTGTGCTGGCCGGCGAGTTCCGCAGCTCCGTGCTGATGTACGTCTACTTTCTGCCGGGCATCACCGCGGAGAGCGTGATCTTCGTGCTGTGTCGTGTGTGCTGCTTCACCGTTGGACTCGATCCGATT GCGATCGTCTTCAATCTGGCCAGCGGCGTCCTGTGCACTTTCACCAGCCTAGTCCTGCTCCTGTCCATGCTCGATCACTGCGGCAACGAGTACCAGTACAAGTTCTTTATAGCCGGTGGATTCGGCCTTCTGGCCGGAATTCTGCACTTGCTGAATGGCGTCATCTGCAACACATACCTGCCCGCCGAGGAATG GATCTACTCGAAACCCTCGAAACGAGTCCGAAAAAGGCTTCATGCAGACTGGTTGCGTTCCTTAAAGAATTGA